The following proteins are encoded in a genomic region of Candida albicans SC5314 chromosome 4, complete sequence:
- the XUT1 gene encoding Xut1p (Putative high-affinity, high-capacity xanthine-uric acid/H+ symporter; similar to A. nidulans UapA; member of the Nucleobase-Ascorbate Transporter/Nucleobase-Cation Symporter (NAT/NCS2) family; rat catheter biofilm induced), with amino-acid sequence MSAIQKTLKRMVRKWTTKDGLLGDYDYKYLFTPDIPFITKELKTQPFFGVDSDMPILLGAILGFQHALAMLAGIVTVPIMVASTANLSVEIEQYLVSTSLIVSGVLSLIQITRFHIPKTPYYIGTGLLSVVGTSFATITIVTKAFPMMYADGTCPMASDGVTKLPCPDGYGKILASACCCALLEILLSFMKPSMLQKIFPPLVTGPVVMLIGVHLVESGFTDWVGGAGCQNSDTCTYGKFSAPWGDAKFIGLGFLVYVSIILAERFGAPIMKSCAVIFGLLIGCIVAAAAGYFSSDNVDAAPAASFMWVHTFKLTVYGPVVLPFLAVYIVLMMECIGDVTATSDVSRLPVSGEMYESRIQGGVLGDGICGILSTLMTMTPMSVFAQNNGVISITKCANRKVGYWCAFFLIVMGVFAKFAGAITSIPKPVLGGMTSFLFCSVAISGIKIISTTEFTRRDRFVLTAAVLPGLGATMLPNWFEHVFTYQGGNKSLKGFFNAIIVVVESGFCLSGVIAVILNLLIPQVEDDVEEINELVLDVVGSATESARQKFEEKEGVKLEALRSQLSNIKSNGGSQDAITVLHRNDGFPDLK; translated from the coding sequence ATGTCAGCTATTCAAAAGACTTTAAAACGAATGGTTCGTAAATGGACCACAAAAGATGGACTTCTAGGAGATTatgattataaatatttatttactCCAGATATTCCTTTTATAACTAAAGAACTTAAAACTCAACCATTTTTCGGAGTTGATTCCGATATGCCAATATTATTAGGAGCAATATTAGGTTTTCAACATGCATTAGCCATGTTAGCTGGGATTGTTACTGTACCGATTATGGTTGCCTCTACGGCCAATTTATCAGTTGAAATCGAACAATATTTAGTTAGTACATCATTGATTGTTAGTGGAGTGTTATcattaattcaaatcaCAAGATTTCATATTCCTAAAACTCCTTATTATATAGGAACAGGTTTATTATCCGTTGTGGGGACATCATTTGCCACTATTACTATTGTCACTAAGGCATTCCCAATGATGTATGCCGATGGAACTTGTCCTATGGCCAGTGATGGTGTCACTAAATTACCGTGTCCCGATGGATATGGGAAAATTTTGGCTAgtgcttgttgttgtgcattattagaaatcttattatcatttatgAAACCATCaatgttgcaaaaaattttcccaCCATTGGTTACTGGACCCGTGGTTATGTTGATTGGAGTTCATTTAGTAGAAAGTGGATTCACTGATTGGGTTGGTGGTGCCGGTTGTCAAAATTCTGATACTTGTACTTATGGGAAATTTTCTGCACCTTGGGGTGATGCAAAATTCATTGGTTTGGGATTTTTAGTTTATGTATCAATTATCTTAGCGGAAAGATTTGGGGCCCCCATTATGAAAAGTTGTGCCGTTATATTTGGGTTATTAATTGGTTGTAtagttgctgctgctgctggtTATTTCAGTTCTGATAATGTTGATGCTGCTCCAGCTGCTAGTTTTATGTGGGTTCATACATTTAAATTGACAGTTTATGGTCCTGTTGTATTACCATTTTTGGCTGTTTATATTGTCCTTATGATGGAATGTATTGGTGATGTTACTGCCACTAGTGATGTTTCTCGTTTACCAGTTTCTGGAGAAATGTATGAATCAAGAATTCAAGGTGGGGTTTTGGGTGATGGTATTTGTGGTATTCTTTCAACATTAATGACCATGACTCCAATGTCAGTTTTTGCTCAAAATAATGGGGTTAtttcaattacaaaatgtGCTAATAGAAAAGTTGGTTATTGGTGTGCATTTTTCTTAATTGTTATGGGAGTATTTGCTAAATTTGCTGGCGCCATTACATCAATTCCTAAACCAGTACTTGGTGGTATGACAAGTTTCCTTTTCTGTCTGGTGGCCATTAGTGGTATTAAAATCATTTCGACTACTGAATTCACTAGAAGAGATAGATTTGTTTTGACAGCAGCTGTATTACCTGGATTAGGAGCTACAATGCTTCCTAATTGGTTTGAACACGTTTTCACTTATCAAGGTGGTAATAAATCTTTAAAAGGGTTTTTCAATgctattattgttgttgttgaaagtGGATTTTGTTTATCTGGGGTTATCGCTGTGATTTTGAATCTTTTAATTCCTCAAGTGGAAgatgatgttgaagaaattaatgaattggtGCTTGATGTCGTTGGTAGTGCTACTGAAAGTGCTAGacaaaaatttgaagaaaaagaaggagTTAAATTAGAAGCTTTAAGAAGTCAATTGAGTAATATTAAAAGTAATGGAGGGAGTCAAGATGCCATTACTGTACTTCATAGAAATGATGGATTCCCTGATTTGAAGTAA
- the CSO99 gene encoding Cso99p (Protein of unknown function; Hap43-repressed gene; protein not conserved in S. cerevisiae), translating into MSSISGISNISSISKLNGNSNKPTTLLPISILLNLQKILKKSIFSRKFYQEINDKVLSKSSTVDQNLYFICYFSLLISAILNNKPKILYFLKNQWYKFIQLVKSATGISTTTTATATTTATKEKEENNGGSTSYLEKILNPKPPVYTEGTPSKLAYHLKKINSYLADIRIFNRLTDSIKYMPWIIDEYHAFTNTNSPTSIPKFDRFINLLQSLNCLVLEILENLGWLTDHDWIGTGDNEWWCIETYIWCCRVWGVYLLIEIMEIIRRTPMTKWSNNKQWQINLFKNVIQLPLVLHWSLRDGCLTPFWVGLCGSGASWWNFKDMWSSIDLS; encoded by the coding sequence ATGAGTTCAATTTCGGGAATTTCTaatatttcatcaatttcaaaactcAATGGTAATTCCAATAAACCTACAACATTATTACCAATAtctatattattaaatcttcaaaaaattttgaaaaaatcaattttttcaagaaaattttatcaagaaattaatgataaagTATTAAGTAAATCTTCAACTGTTGatcaaaatttatattttatttgttatttttcattattaatttcagcaattttaaataataaaccaaaaattctttattttttaaaaaatcaatggtataaattcattcaattagTGAAAAGTGCTACTGGTATATCTACAAccacaacagcaacagcaacaacaacagcaactaaagagaaagaagaaaataatggAGGCTCTACTTCATATTTGgagaaaattttaaatccAAAACCACCAGTTTATACTGAAGGAACACCATCAAAATTAGCTtatcatttgaaaaaaatcaatagtTATTTAGCCGATATAAGAATTTTCAATCGATTAACGGATTCCATTAAATATATGCCCTGGATAATCGATGAATATCATGCATTCACCAACACTAATTCTCCTACATCAATTCCTAAATTTGAtagatttattaatttattacaaTCATTAAATTGTCTTGTTTTAGAAATTTTAGAGAATTTAGGTTGGTTAACTGATCATGATTGGATTGGCACTGGTGATAATGAATGGTGGTGTATTGAAACTTATATTTGGTGTTGTCGAGTATGGGgagtttatttattaattgaaattatggAAATTATTCGAAGAACTCCAATGACTAAATGGAGTAACAATAAACAATGgcaaattaatttatttaaaaatgttATTCAATTACCATTAGTTTTACATTGGTCATTAAGAGATGGTTGTTTAACTCCATTTTGGGTTGGTCTTTGTGGATCAGGAGCAAGTTGGTGGAATTTTAAAGACATGTGGCTGTCAATAGATTTATCGTaa
- the MNN4 gene encoding Mnn4p (Regulator of mannosylphosphorylation of N-linked mannans to cell wall proteins; no role in virulence or normal interaction with macrophages; mutant induces inflammatory cytokines in dendritic cells; rat catheter and Spider biofilm induced), which produces MSNTIPQYFIRIFNLIFSARRKNFQLALISGLLFFGSFVILSTTSYSKKFNYFDDLILKIYDYNYLTNNYNIDYLAKNDPEAYFNVKVQQIVDEKKQHDLESKFWSLDTKINDDQATLQIPAYFTYNKPRDNKNLEDSEQSSKPVEKPLIQPFDPRFTLAMYYYYLDQQMTTAHHDSSSSSSENSITVPFNWYDWVDMSVLNKYLLAPNKDKPDCSILDAHEDARKIETEKKKMEKLAKQWDENKRKAEEEKKKAEEDKKKEEEEKKKAEEEEKQRHEQEKQALEEDKKKLEEEKKKIEEEKNKLQEQQQQQQEEKANDGNQKHSKFVKRDDEIKMSTSQDKSDSDSDRAKIDMTTFFNEAFEKLSDEDKASVAKDVEDAVKKITQPSSWCVPNAKLSIDHSDKQIVHPGFNVFKSPGRTTPQKAIIAGKSFLYSYAPPPSSILFLTSEGSYSVNVQHSAPLLRNGIPESYLANNNFDVSLNVLQQLHKLKKNHKPDTAKVINDYLLHIPKESFKYDPDSIIFDYTKRLDKGEKLTIKELKYLQSLEYSKDKVAHGGPPKYFAESRLIGTTVGDHYDWRFFNGVQFGTVDQSLTLHRLIRTWLSFTRKSGITTWIAHGSLLSWYWNGMAFPWDNDIDVQVPIMDLHKLSLQFNQTIVVEDPEDGFGRYFLDIGSFITLREKGNGNNNIDARFIDIDTGLYIDITALALSNSETPKSDLAELPKNFEIKDNNYKPANELLQIYNCRNNHFNSYDELSPLMKSSVEGEIGYIPSRYSTILTREYRSGLSSNSHGGYIFIAKLRLWVKEEDLYYFIKHRDQWTKYHSFNTKLSQDPSNTLLQDYSYLMSEQEYENLQYSTDLEHDNPFKKTKKPLELKNSELEKLKHMNESELLQFLNNDDILIQFFNAKEFTSFHESEIMQLTFGKSTAKLMSSAIDFPPIKYEPYLYKLNHDLDTFENKVDRYLALQDAYQQEHNNSPSGSSDNGFMEIEEDLDFAF; this is translated from the coding sequence ATGTCAAATACAATTCCACAATATTTTATTAGAATTTTCAATCTAATATTTCTGGCCAGAAGgaaaaatttccaattagCATTAATATCAGggttattattttttggttcaTTTGTCATACTATCAACTACATCATATAgtaaaaaattcaattattttgatgatttaatcTTGAAAATATATGATTATAATTATCTAACTAATAATTATAACATTGACTATTTAGCTAAAAATGATCCAGAAGCTTATTTCAATGTTAAAgttcaacaaattgttgatgaaaaaaagcAACATGATTTAGAAAGTAAATTTTGGTCACTTGATactaaaattaatgatgatcAAGCAACTTTACAAATTCCAGCATATTTCACATATAATAAACCTAGAGATAATAAGAACCTAGAGGATTCTGAGCAATCGTCAAAACCAGTGGAAAAACCATTGATTCAACCATTTGATCCAAGATTCACTTTAGCaatgtattattattatcttgATCAACAAATGACAACCGCCCATCAcgattcttcttcttcctcttctgAGAATTCAATTACAGTACCTTTTAATTGGTATGATTGGGTTGATATGTCAGTATTGAACAAATACTTATTAGCTCCCAACAAAGATAAACCAGATTGTTCAATCTTAGATGCTCATGAAGATGctagaaaaattgaaactgaaaagaagaaaatggaaaaattaGCTAAACAATGGGATGAAAATAAACGTAAagctgaagaagaaaagaaaaaagccgaagaagataaaaagaaggaagaagaagaaaagaagaaggctgaagaagaggaaaaaCAACGTcatgaacaagaaaaacaagcattagaagaagacaagaagaaattagaggaagaaaagaaaaaaattgaggaagaaaagaataagTTACAagagcaacaacaacaacaacaagaagagaAAGCCAATGATGGAAACCAAAAGCATTCTAAATTTGTCAAACGAGatgatgaaatcaaaatgcTGACTAGCCAAGACAAATCAGATTCAGACTCTGATAGAGCAAAAATCGATATGACgacatttttcaatgaagCATTTGAAAAACTTTCTGATGAAGATAAAGCTAGTGTTGCTAAAGATGTTGAAGATGCcgtgaaaaaaattactcaACCTTCTAGTTGGTGTGTTCCTAATGCTAAACTTTCTATAGATCATAgtgataaacaaattgttcATCCTGGATTTAACGTTTTCAAAAGTCCTGGAAGAACCACTCCACAAAAAGCCATTATTGCTGGTAAATCATTTCTTTATTCATAtgcaccaccaccatccctgattttgtttttaactTCTGAAGGTTCATATTCCGTGAATGTTCAACATAGTGCACCACTTTTAAGAAATGGTATCCCAGAATCATACCTtgccaataataatttcgatgtttcattaaatgttttacaacaattacataaattgaagaaaaatcatAAACCAGATACAGCAAAAGTTATtaatgattatttattacaTATCCCCAAGGAAAGTTTTAAATATGATCCCgattcaattatatttgattACACTAAACGTTTAGATAAAGGAGAAAAATTGACTATCAAAGAACtaaaatatttacaaaGTTTAGAATATTCTAAAGATAAAGTAGCTCATGGAGGTCcaccaaaatattttgCTGAATCAAGATTAATTGGTACCACTGTGGGAGATCATTATGATTGgagatttttcaatggtGTTCAATTTGGAACTGTAGATCAATCATTAACCTTGCATCGATTAATTCGTACTTGGTTATCATTCACTAGAAAAAGTGGTATCACAACATGGATAGCTCATggttcattattatcatgGTATTGGAATGGTATGGCATTCCCCTGggataatgatattgatgttCAAGTACCAATTATGGATTTACATAAATTATCTTTACAATTCAATCAAACTATAGTTGTGGAAGATCCAGAAGATGGATTTGGACGTTATTTCTTAGATATTGGATCATTTATAACATTAAGAGAAAAAggtaatggtaataataatattgatgccagatttattgatattgatactGGATTATATATTGATATAACTGCATTAGCATTATCCAATAGTGAAACCCCAAAAAGTGATTTAGCAGAATTACcgaaaaattttgaaattaaagataataattataaacctgctaatgaattattacaaatttataattgtcGTAATAATCATTTTAATTCATATGATGAATTATCACCATTAATGAAATCTTCTGTCGAAGGTGAAATTGGTTATATCCCATCAAGATATTCCACAATATTAACACGTGAATATCGAAGTGgattatcatcaaattctCATGGTGGATATATTTTCATTGCTAAACTTCGATTATGGgttaaagaagaagatttatattatttcattaaaCATCGTGATCAATGGACCAAATATCATAGTTTTAACACTAAATTATCTCAAGATCCAAGTAATACTTTATTACAAGATTATTCTTATTTAATGAGTGAACAAGAATATGAAAATTTACAATATTCTACAGATTTAGAACATGATAATCCATttaaaaaaaccaaaaaaccattagaattgaaaaattctgaacttgaaaaattaaaacataTGAATGAATCagaattattacaatttttaaataatgatgatattttaattcaattttttaatgcTAAAGAATTTACTAGTTTCCATGAACTGGAAATTATGCAATTGACTTTTGGTAAATCAACGGCAAAATTAATGTCACTGGCAATTGATTTCCCACCAATAAAATATGAACCTTATTTAtacaaattgaatcatGATCTTGatacttttgaaaataaagttgATCGTTATTTAGCATTACAAGATGCTTATCAACAAGAACATAATAATAGTCCTTCTGGTAGTTCTGATAATGGGTTTAtggaaattgaagaagatttagattttgcattttaa
- the CDC68 gene encoding chromatin-remodeling protein (Functional homolog of S. cerevisiae Cdc68, a transcription elongation factor; essential; possible drug target), which yields MSEVNIDAGLFYKRLSIFQKQLTANNIPQALIIVGARSDDNTYKKSTVLQNWLLGYEFIHTAIYITDKKCIFITSEGKSKHLKHLTNQKPDLVELWIRTKDVEHNKQLFIKLLETMTKLDSKYGKILKDKYDGKFIDEWNQILNDDNNNNNNNTTNDHALSAVDLAVTVSQALAVKDSEEFNNTKIASNASVVMMDTFVNDMMIIVDDEKKITNSQLTDQIEDKIENNKWYLKTKLGKNLLQSIKDFDPEYLEYCYSPIIQSGGDYDLKPSAVSTDKPLIGEGVILSSIGLRYKSYCSNIARTFLIDPTSEMETNYDFLLQLQKYIVDNLLKDGVPANKVYQDTIDYIKKERPDLVNHFTKNCGWLLGMEFRDSTFILNAKTTDRKLTTGQIISLTIGFNNLSNDKNDKNDKNDNKTNHQKNKQTYALLLTDTIKITDDSSILLTNYSKDRAAISFSFNDDNETQKENNNNNNKRPGLSQTSNTTALKLESTENTAILKSKLRHENTNADDANSEKLRQEIQIKLHEKRLQEGLARFSKADATDADDFKPIFKKYESYVRESQIPNSVNDLKIHIDYKNQTIILPISGRPVPFHINSYKSGSQNEEGDFTYLRLNFNSPGAGGNVTKKQELPYEDSPDNSFLRSITIRSRDRQRMVDVYKAIQDLKKDSVKREQEKKQMADVITQANLIELKGSRVKKLNNVFIRPTPDTKKIGGVLQIHENGLRYQSQPQSQSNFKNDQRVDVLFSNIKHLFFQPCKDELIVLIHCHLKNPIMIGKRKTFDVQFYREASDMAFDETGGRKRKYRYGDEDELQQEQEERRRKALLDKEFKGFAELIADSSHGMVDLDIPFRELGFQGVPFRSSVLCVPTRDCLVQLIDPPYLVVTLEEIEIAHLERVQFGLKNFDLVFVFKDFNKPVVHINTIPVELLEDVKSWLTDVDIPISEGQMNLNWVQIMKTVLADPYQFFIDGGWAFLTGQGESDEEEESDEESDFRVSDEDPQDEDEESDDYASEEESDDYSGSDDDGSGGGGDDDDDDSESGEDWDALERKAAKADRNSGFD from the coding sequence ATGTCGGAAGTTAACATTGATGCAGGATTGTTTTATAAAcgattatcaatttttcaaaaacaattaactGCCAACAATATACCTCAAGcattaattattgttggtgCTCGTAGTGATGATAACACttataaaaaatcaacagTTTTACAAAATTGGTTATTAGGTTATGAATTCATTCATACAGCAATTTATATCACTGATAAGAAATGTATTTTCATTACTTCGGAAGGGAAATCCAAACATTTAAAACATTTGACTAATCAAAAACCTGATTTGGTTGAATTATGGATTAGAACTAAAGATGTTGAacataataaacaattgtttattaaattattggaaaCAATGACAAAATTAGATTCTAAATATGggaaaattttaaaagataaatatgatgggaaatttattgatgaatggaatcaaattttgaatgatgataacaacaacaacaacaacaataccaCCAACGACCACGCGTTGAGTGCTGTTGATTTGGCCGTTACGGTTTCTCAAGCATTAGCAGTTAAAGATTCTGAAGAGTTTAATAATACCAAGATTGCATCTAATGCCAGTGTAGTTATGATGGATACATTTGTTAATGATATGAtgattattgttgatgatgagaaaaaaatcaccaatAGTCAATTGACTGATCAAATTGaagataaaattgaaaataataaatggtatttaaaaactaaattagggaaaaatttattacaatcaattaaagattttgatCCAGAATATCTTGAATATTGTTATTCACCGATTATTCAAAGTGGTGGTGATTATGATTTAAAACCAAGTGCTGTTTCCACTGATAAACCATTAATTGGTGAAGGGGTcattttatcatcaattggttTAAGATATAAATCTTATTGTTCTAATATTGCCAGaacatttttaattgatccAACTAGTGAAATGGAAACTAATTATGATTTCTTAttacaattacaaaaatatattgttgataatttattgaaagatGGTGTCCCGGCTAATAAAGTTTATCAAGACACGATAGACTATATTAAAAAGGAAAGACCAGATTTAGTTAATCATTTCACGAAAAACTGTGGTTGGTTATTAGGTATGGAATTTAGAGATCTGACATTTATTTTAAATGCTAAAACTACTGATAGAAAATTGACTACTGGACAAATCATTTCTTTAACTATTggattcaataatttatcaaatgataaaaatgataaaaatgataaaaatgataataagacaaatcatcaaaaaaataaacaaacttATGCTTTATTATTGACTGACACAATTAAAATTACTGATGATTCATCAATCTTATTAACCAATTATTCAAAAGATAGAGCTGCCATTAGTTTCTCCTtcaatgatgataatgagaCCCAGAaggaaaataataataacaataataaacgACCAGGATTATCCCAGACATCAAACACCACAGCCTTGAAGTTAGAGTCTACAGAAAATACTGCTATTCTTAAATCGAAATTACGTCATGAAAATACTAATGCTGATGATGCCAATTCTGAAAAATTAAGAcaagaaattcaaataaaattacATGAAAAAAGATTACAAGAAGGATTAGCAAGATTTTCAAAAGCTGATGCCACTGATGCTGATGATTTTaaaccaatttttaaaaaatatgaatcTTATGTTAGAGAATCACAAATCCCTAATAGtgttaatgatttaaaaattcatattgattataaaaatcaaacaataattttACCAATTTCTGGTCGTCCCGTTCCATTTCATATCAATTCTTATAAGAGTGGATCACAAAATGAAGAAGGAGATTTCACTTATCTTCgattaaattttaattcacCAGGTGCTGGTGGGAATGTCAccaaaaaacaagaattacCTTATGAAGATTCCCCtgataattcatttttaagATCAATTACTATTCGGTCAAGAGATCGTCAAAGAATGGTTGATGTTTATAAAGCCATtcaagatttgaaaaaagattCTGTTAAACgagaacaagaaaagaaacaaatggCTGATGTTATCACTCAAgctaatttaattgaattaaaagGTTCAAGagttaaaaaattaaataatgtaTTTATTAGACCAACACCTGATacgaaaaaaattggaGGAGTTTTACAAATTCATGAAAATGGGTTAAGATATCAATCACAACCACAATcacaatcaaattttaaaaatgatcAAAGAGTTGATGTAttattttccaatattaaacatttatttttccaaCCTTGTAAAgatgaattaattgttttaattcattgtcatttgaaaaatccaATCATGATTGGTAAAAGGAAAACTTTTGATGTTCAATTTTATCGTGAAGCTAGTGATATGGCATTTGATGAAACTGGTGGTCGTAAACGGAAATATCGTTATggagatgaagatgaattacaacaagaacaagaagaacGAAGAAGGAAAGCCCTCTTGgataaagaatttaaaGGATTTGCTGAATTAATTGCTGATTCTTCTCATGGTATGGTTGATTTAGATATTCCATTCCGAGAATTAGGATTCCAAGGGGTTCCATTTAGATCCTCAGTATTATGTGTTCCTACAAGAGATTGTcttgttcaattaattgatccACCTTATTTAGTCGTCAcattagaagaaattgaaattgctCATTTAGAAAGAGTTCAATTTGGGTTAAAAAATTTCGATTTAGTGtttgttttcaaagatTTTAATAAACCCGTGGTTCATATTAATACTATCCCCGtggaattattagaagatgTTAAATCTTGGTTAACTGATGTTGATATTCCTATAAGTGAAGGAcaaatgaatttaaattGGGTACAAATTATGAAAACTGTATTGGCAGATccttatcaatttttcattgatgGTGGTTGGGCATTTTTAACTGGTCAAGGTGAaagtgatgaagaagaagaaagtgaTGAAGAAAGTGATTTCCGTGTTAGTGATGAAGATCCtcaagatgaagatgaagaaagtGATGATTATGCtagtgaagaagaaagtgaTGATTATTCTGgaagtgatgatgatggtagtggtggtggtggtgatgatgatgatgatgattcagAAAGTGGAGAAGATTGGGATGCATTAGAAAGAAAAGCTGCTAAAGCCGATAGAAATTCTGGttttgattaa